The proteins below are encoded in one region of Alkalidesulfovibrio alkalitolerans DSM 16529:
- a CDS encoding Arm DNA-binding domain-containing protein, with amino-acid sequence MSVPQKLSEALVAKANLDSLPGKFFDGGGLFCMNLPSGRMVWRLKYRFQGREKQISLGWYPEVSLQEARSRRDEARALLGLGLDPSTKRRDAGAATGEGPLDESAIAAAVLLADGSIVIRKDGAALRVTPDEAATLHSLLGKLLGR; translated from the coding sequence ATGAGTGTTCCCCAAAAGCTCTCGGAAGCGTTGGTAGCCAAGGCAAATCTGGATTCGCTGCCCGGAAAGTTCTTCGACGGCGGCGGCCTGTTCTGCATGAACCTGCCATCTGGGCGCATGGTCTGGCGGCTCAAGTACAGATTTCAGGGACGGGAGAAGCAAATCTCCCTTGGATGGTATCCCGAGGTCAGCTTGCAGGAGGCGAGGTCACGCCGCGACGAGGCTCGCGCATTGTTGGGTCTGGGCCTTGACCCGTCCACCAAACGGAGGGACGCGGGCGCGGCCACCGGGGAAGGCCCGCTAGACGAGTCCGCCATAGCCGCCGCCGTGCTCTTGGCCGATGGGAGCATTGTCATACGGAAAGACGGCGCGGCCCTGCGCGTGACGCCCGATGAAGCGGCAACCCTTCACAGCCTCTTGGGCAAACTTCTGGGGAGGTGA
- the yihA gene encoding ribosome biogenesis GTP-binding protein YihA/YsxC: protein MQPSLELIATIYTPEQLATAPLDAPQIALAGRSNVGKSSLVNRLAGSKKLAKTSSTPGKTRSINFYRVHPAGYHLVDLPGYGYARISKAERAKWGELIEAYLRKASGLRAVAVLLDSRLDPQHLDIDMVSWLRQAGTPALAVLTKADKCTQRDLSRRQAQWRDLMRTPAPPLLFSSATGKGLAGLWHALDKAALGNAAPSSDTSAQD from the coding sequence ATGCAGCCGAGCCTGGAACTCATCGCCACCATCTACACGCCCGAGCAGCTTGCCACCGCGCCGCTCGACGCGCCGCAGATCGCCCTTGCCGGACGCAGCAACGTGGGCAAGTCCTCGCTCGTGAACCGGCTCGCGGGATCGAAGAAGCTCGCCAAGACGAGCTCCACGCCTGGCAAGACGCGCAGCATCAACTTCTACCGCGTGCATCCGGCCGGGTATCACCTCGTGGACCTGCCCGGCTACGGCTACGCGCGCATCTCCAAGGCCGAACGCGCCAAGTGGGGCGAACTGATCGAGGCCTATCTGCGCAAGGCCTCGGGCCTTCGAGCCGTGGCCGTGCTCCTGGACAGTCGCCTCGACCCGCAGCACCTGGACATCGACATGGTGTCCTGGCTCAGGCAGGCGGGAACCCCGGCCCTGGCCGTGCTGACCAAGGCGGACAAGTGCACGCAGCGCGACCTCTCACGCCGCCAAGCGCAGTGGCGCGACCTGATGCGCACTCCCGCCCCTCCCCTGCTCTTCTCCTCGGCCACGGGCAAGGGCCTTGCCGGATTGTGGCACGCCCTGGACAAGGCCGCCCTCGGAAACGCCGCGCCATCCTCCGATACTTCCGCCCAGGATTGA
- a CDS encoding primase-helicase zinc-binding domain-containing protein, which yields MNLLDMIPAGLKHVAGTSNGEWAGPCPFCGGRDRFRIWPDHPSGDAGGRFFCRGCGKAGDGIAFLRERDGLSYAQACTALRVEPRTRTGQAGHVPPVRRTWEPKPATVPPSTWQDRAARFAAECAAHLPPGSEGLAYATSRGLTAETVRRLTIGWNPADRFEDREAWGLPPEINPKTGKPRKVWLPAGMTLPSRRKSGLVALKVRRAAWTPEDERPKYVAVAGSAPGLALGSTGLPVVVVESELDAVLVWQEACDLAGTLALGTATGKPDADMTAYLRAAPLVLVALDFDDAGRAAWPWWAENLPQARPWPVPQGKDVGDLAGTPALVRAWIKAGLIETSRQDEAGDVFEAKPDTTPAPKEKTQPAPRLRPRSKWLCPDLCPCGSALFRVRRGGSNFCAACLREAA from the coding sequence ATGAACTTGCTGGATATGATCCCTGCCGGGCTGAAACACGTCGCCGGAACCTCGAACGGCGAGTGGGCAGGCCCTTGCCCATTCTGCGGAGGACGCGACCGGTTCCGCATCTGGCCGGACCACCCGAGCGGCGATGCTGGAGGGCGGTTCTTCTGCCGAGGCTGCGGTAAGGCCGGTGACGGCATCGCCTTCCTGCGGGAGCGCGACGGCCTTTCCTACGCCCAGGCCTGCACCGCGCTACGCGTCGAGCCACGGACACGGACGGGACAAGCCGGACATGTCCCGCCTGTCCGCCGGACCTGGGAACCGAAGCCCGCGACCGTGCCGCCCTCCACCTGGCAGGACCGTGCCGCCCGTTTCGCCGCCGAGTGCGCCGCCCACCTGCCGCCCGGTTCCGAGGGCTTGGCCTACGCCACAAGCCGTGGCCTGACAGCCGAGACAGTGCGCCGCCTGACCATCGGCTGGAACCCCGCCGACCGGTTCGAGGATCGCGAAGCCTGGGGGCTGCCGCCGGAGATCAACCCCAAGACGGGCAAGCCCCGCAAAGTCTGGCTTCCTGCCGGGATGACCCTCCCGAGCCGCCGCAAGTCCGGCCTCGTTGCCCTGAAGGTCCGCCGGGCCGCCTGGACGCCCGAAGACGAGCGGCCGAAGTATGTCGCCGTCGCGGGAAGTGCGCCCGGCCTGGCTCTCGGCTCCACCGGCCTGCCCGTGGTCGTGGTCGAGTCCGAGCTTGACGCCGTGCTTGTCTGGCAGGAGGCCTGCGACCTCGCCGGGACTCTCGCCCTCGGGACCGCGACCGGAAAGCCCGACGCCGATATGACCGCCTACCTTCGCGCCGCGCCGCTGGTCCTCGTGGCCCTGGACTTCGACGATGCAGGCCGGGCCGCATGGCCATGGTGGGCCGAGAACCTTCCCCAGGCCCGCCCCTGGCCGGTGCCGCAGGGCAAAGACGTGGGCGACCTCGCCGGAACACCTGCCCTTGTTCGAGCATGGATCAAGGCCGGATTGATCGAAACTTCGCGCCAGGATGAAGCAGGAGACGTTTTCGAGGCCAAGCCCGACACAACCCCCGCGCCGAAGGAAAAAACGCAGCCAGCGCCCCGCCTGCGGCCAAGGTCCAAATGGCTTTGCCCCGACCTGTGCCCCTGCGGAAGCGCGCTTTTTCGAGTGCGGCGCGGGGGCTCGAATTTCTGCGCGGCCTGTCTTCGAGAAGCGGCATGA
- the efp gene encoding elongation factor P translates to MYSTTDFRRGLKIEMDGIPYEIVESQHYKPGKGGAIVRTKLRNVLNGRVVDHTFRSGEKVAKPDLVTQDMQFLYREGTDLVFMDMSSYEQIHVAGDVLSEKSGYLTDGMEIQVLLYNGQVIDLNLPPSLVFEIVQTEPGVQGDRVGNTTKAATLNTGIVVQVPLFINEGEQIKVDTRSGEYISRA, encoded by the coding sequence ATGTATTCAACCACCGACTTTCGTCGCGGCCTGAAGATCGAGATGGACGGCATTCCCTACGAGATCGTGGAGTCGCAGCACTACAAGCCCGGCAAGGGCGGGGCCATCGTCCGCACCAAGCTGCGCAACGTTCTCAACGGCCGCGTCGTGGACCACACCTTCCGTTCCGGCGAGAAAGTGGCCAAGCCCGACCTCGTGACCCAGGACATGCAGTTTCTCTACCGCGAGGGAACGGACTTGGTCTTCATGGACATGTCCTCCTATGAGCAGATCCACGTGGCGGGCGACGTGCTCTCCGAAAAATCCGGCTATCTCACCGACGGCATGGAGATCCAGGTGCTGCTCTACAACGGCCAGGTCATCGACCTGAACCTGCCGCCGAGCCTGGTCTTCGAAATCGTCCAGACCGAACCCGGCGTGCAGGGCGACCGCGTGGGCAACACCACTAAGGCCGCAACCCTCAATACGGGCATCGTGGTCCAGGTGCCTTTGTTCATCAACGAAGGCGAACAGATCAAGGTCGACACCCGCAGCGGCGAATACATCAGCCGGGCGTAG
- a CDS encoding type II 3-dehydroquinate dehydratase, with product MTTYDIRIVNGPNLGHLGVRQPEIYGSQGMQALPELVAKLLGPHSADVRMTVFQSNGEGALIDYLEKAREEGAHGIVLNAGAYTHTSLALADCLAWIGLPCVEVHLSNVLARIDEPLRQKSHIGKHCIGVISGFGLTSYALGVQALLLHIEKT from the coding sequence GTGACGACATACGACATTCGCATCGTGAACGGCCCCAATCTCGGCCATCTGGGCGTTCGGCAGCCCGAGATCTACGGCAGCCAAGGCATGCAGGCCCTGCCGGAACTCGTGGCGAAGCTGCTCGGACCGCACTCTGCCGATGTCCGAATGACAGTCTTCCAGAGCAACGGCGAGGGAGCCCTCATCGATTATCTGGAAAAGGCCAGGGAGGAGGGCGCGCACGGGATCGTGCTCAACGCCGGGGCCTACACCCATACGAGTCTGGCCCTGGCCGACTGTCTGGCCTGGATCGGGCTGCCCTGTGTCGAGGTCCATCTTTCCAACGTCCTGGCCCGTATCGACGAGCCTTTGCGGCAGAAGAGCCACATCGGTAAGCACTGCATCGGCGTGATCTCCGGGTTCGGCCTGACGAGCTATGCCCTGGGCGTGCAGGCACTTTTGCTCCATATCGAGAAAACCTAA
- a CDS encoding tyrosine-type recombinase/integrase yields the protein MPLTNTACKSAKPGPKARRLFDERGLYLEISPAGGKWWRFKYRFEGREKRLSLGVYPEVPLAEAREKRDVARKLIAQGIDPAAVRKAEKSESVEQTNTFEAVAREWHAKFSPSWVVSHSGRILRRLEKDVFPWIGSRPIREIMAPELLETLRRIEARGALETAHRALQNCGQVFRYAVATGRADRDPSGDLRGALPPPNKKHHASLTDPKDIAALLRSLDSYSGHHVTRCALKLAPLVFVRPGELRHAEWSEIDFEAAEWRIPSLKMKAREKHIVPLSRQAVAVLREIQPLTGAGRYVFPSARSKARPMSENAVTAALRRMGYTSDEMTGHGFRSLACSALNEAGWHKDAIERQMAHAERNSVRAAYNFAEHLPERRRMMQAWADFLDELKAGGKVIPLHREQAG from the coding sequence ATGCCCCTGACCAACACCGCCTGCAAGAGCGCCAAGCCCGGCCCCAAGGCCCGCCGCCTGTTCGATGAGCGGGGCCTGTATCTGGAAATTTCCCCCGCCGGTGGCAAGTGGTGGCGCTTCAAGTACCGCTTCGAGGGCAGGGAAAAACGACTCTCTCTTGGTGTCTATCCCGAAGTGCCCCTTGCCGAGGCCCGCGAAAAGCGCGACGTGGCACGCAAGCTGATTGCCCAGGGCATCGACCCCGCCGCTGTCCGCAAGGCCGAGAAGTCCGAGAGCGTCGAGCAGACCAACACCTTCGAGGCCGTGGCCCGCGAGTGGCACGCCAAGTTTTCCCCCTCCTGGGTCGTTTCCCATTCCGGCCGCATCCTGCGCCGCCTCGAAAAAGACGTGTTCCCCTGGATCGGCTCCCGGCCCATCCGCGAGATCATGGCCCCCGAGCTTCTGGAAACCCTGCGGCGGATCGAGGCCAGGGGAGCCCTGGAAACGGCGCACAGGGCCTTGCAAAACTGCGGGCAAGTCTTTCGCTATGCCGTGGCCACCGGCCGGGCAGACCGCGACCCCTCCGGCGACCTGCGCGGGGCACTGCCCCCGCCCAACAAGAAGCATCACGCCAGCCTTACCGACCCCAAGGACATAGCCGCCCTGCTCCGCTCCCTCGACAGCTATTCGGGCCACCACGTCACGCGCTGCGCTCTCAAGCTCGCGCCGCTGGTCTTCGTGCGGCCCGGCGAGCTTCGCCATGCCGAATGGTCGGAGATCGACTTCGAGGCCGCAGAGTGGCGCATCCCGTCCCTGAAGATGAAGGCGAGAGAGAAGCACATCGTTCCCCTCTCGCGCCAAGCGGTGGCCGTCCTGCGCGAGATACAGCCCCTTACCGGGGCGGGCCGATACGTCTTCCCGAGCGCGAGAAGCAAGGCACGGCCCATGTCCGAAAACGCCGTTACGGCCGCGCTGCGGCGCATGGGCTACACCTCGGACGAGATGACCGGCCATGGCTTCCGTTCCCTGGCCTGCTCCGCGCTCAACGAAGCGGGCTGGCACAAGGACGCCATCGAACGCCAGATGGCCCACGCCGAGCGCAACAGCGTGCGGGCCGCGTACAACTTCGCGGAGCACCTGCCCGAGCGCCGCCGCATGATGCAGGCCTGGGCGGATTTTCTGGACGAGCTCAAGGCCGGGGGCAAGGTCATTCCATTGCACCGGGAGCAGGCAGGATAG
- a CDS encoding undecaprenyl-diphosphate phosphatase — protein MSSLASAAVLGVVEGLTEFLPVSSTGHLILTSSLLGLSGQKIDAFNVIIQLGAILAVVVIYRDRFLGLIRPEEGRRFSGLYGIKLLIITSLPASALGLIANDFIEQALFNPRTVAIALAVGALLILFMESRNKAPRVRSIDEMTPGLALGVGLFQCLALWPGFSRSAATIMGGMFCGAGRTVAAEYSFIAAVPIMCAATGYKLLSTWSLYTSDDLLFLAVGFVVSFLAAWAAVKTFIALLQRFTLRPFAWYRLALAPFVLFFWPAWAS, from the coding sequence ATGTCGTCTCTCGCCTCGGCTGCGGTGCTGGGCGTGGTGGAAGGACTCACCGAGTTCCTGCCCGTCTCCAGCACCGGCCATCTGATCCTGACCAGTTCCCTTCTCGGCCTCTCCGGACAAAAGATCGACGCCTTCAACGTCATCATCCAACTCGGCGCCATCCTGGCCGTGGTGGTCATCTACCGCGACCGCTTCCTGGGGCTGATCCGTCCCGAGGAAGGGCGCAGGTTCTCGGGCCTTTACGGCATCAAGCTCTTAATCATCACCTCGCTGCCCGCCTCTGCTCTGGGACTCATCGCCAACGACTTCATCGAGCAGGCACTCTTCAACCCGCGCACAGTGGCCATAGCCCTGGCCGTGGGAGCCCTGCTCATCCTCTTCATGGAGTCACGCAACAAGGCGCCCCGCGTGCGTTCCATCGACGAGATGACGCCGGGCCTCGCCCTCGGGGTGGGGCTTTTCCAATGTCTGGCGCTGTGGCCCGGTTTCTCGCGCTCGGCCGCAACCATCATGGGCGGCATGTTTTGCGGCGCGGGCCGCACCGTAGCCGCCGAGTACTCGTTCATCGCGGCGGTGCCCATCATGTGCGCGGCCACGGGCTACAAGCTGCTGAGCACCTGGAGCCTGTACACGTCCGACGACCTTCTGTTCCTGGCCGTGGGGTTCGTAGTCTCCTTTCTGGCCGCCTGGGCCGCGGTGAAGACCTTCATCGCACTGTTGCAGCGCTTCACGCTTCGCCCCTTCGCCTGGTACCGGCTGGCCCTGGCTCCGTTCGTGCTGTTCTTCTGGCCGGCGTGGGCCAGTTGA
- a CDS encoding AAA family ATPase, whose translation MSAADTWAEYAEIAPREEAPPAEGPPPVIDLDEIRRQVEARAETFRAAEKPQEQPGPAAVPTFRFVGLDEMLREPRPPQWLVRGFLEAGNLGCLFGPSGSMKSFAAIDLGLCIASGMAWHGNEVPRPGPVFYIAGEGLSGLSKRIRAWLIEHDKVDDRLPFFVAAQTVQFLDAVSAEAVTLAVAALAEQHGAPALVVIDTLARCFGPGDENSTSDMSRFIAAIDQLKARLGCAVLLVHHSGLADKDRSRGSSALRAALDWEFRLEARDETRVLHCTKSKDHPEPPDLAFEPEDVGCSWADPETGREITSVVLRRVEAPGKRPKGLTGAKSRAMDALRTCCEVDGWAHIEIWREAAYRNGITPSDDQSAKRKAFGRAVAGLLESGHVETESDRYWPAGQRDKAGHVPHLSPCPERDITGHTPKGVSRLSRPGESDA comes from the coding sequence ATGAGCGCCGCCGATACCTGGGCCGAGTACGCGGAGATCGCGCCGCGCGAAGAGGCCCCGCCCGCAGAAGGACCGCCGCCGGTCATCGACCTGGACGAAATCCGACGTCAAGTCGAGGCGCGGGCCGAGACGTTCCGCGCTGCCGAGAAGCCCCAGGAACAACCCGGCCCGGCTGCGGTCCCTACGTTCCGCTTCGTGGGCCTGGACGAAATGTTGCGCGAGCCCCGGCCGCCTCAATGGCTCGTTCGCGGGTTTCTTGAGGCGGGGAATTTGGGCTGCCTTTTTGGCCCGAGCGGAAGCATGAAGTCCTTCGCCGCCATTGACCTGGGCTTGTGCATCGCCTCGGGCATGGCTTGGCACGGCAACGAAGTGCCCCGGCCCGGCCCGGTCTTCTACATCGCCGGAGAAGGCCTCTCGGGGCTGTCCAAGCGCATCCGGGCCTGGCTGATCGAGCACGACAAGGTTGACGATCGGTTGCCATTCTTTGTGGCCGCGCAGACCGTCCAGTTCCTCGACGCAGTATCAGCCGAGGCCGTGACCCTGGCCGTAGCCGCCCTGGCCGAGCAACACGGCGCGCCCGCCTTGGTGGTAATTGACACTTTGGCGCGGTGCTTCGGCCCCGGTGACGAAAATAGCACCTCGGACATGTCCCGCTTCATCGCGGCCATCGACCAACTCAAGGCCCGCCTCGGCTGTGCCGTGCTGCTGGTCCACCACTCCGGCTTGGCTGACAAGGATCGTTCGCGCGGATCGTCCGCCCTGCGGGCTGCCCTCGATTGGGAATTTCGTCTTGAAGCGCGGGACGAAACGCGCGTCTTGCACTGCACAAAGAGCAAGGACCACCCCGAGCCGCCCGACCTCGCATTCGAGCCCGAGGACGTGGGCTGCTCCTGGGCCGACCCCGAAACGGGGCGCGAAATCACATCCGTGGTCCTTCGGCGCGTCGAGGCTCCCGGCAAGAGGCCCAAGGGCCTGACGGGGGCGAAGTCCAGGGCCATGGACGCCCTGCGGACGTGCTGCGAGGTCGATGGCTGGGCGCACATCGAGATTTGGCGGGAGGCCGCCTACCGCAACGGGATCACCCCGTCAGACGACCAAAGCGCCAAGCGGAAGGCTTTCGGCCGGGCTGTGGCTGGCCTCCTCGAATCCGGGCATGTCGAGACGGAATCTGACCGCTACTGGCCTGCGGGACAGCGGGACAAAGCGGGACATGTCCCGCACCTGTCCCCATGTCCCGAGCGGGACATAACGGGACACACCCCTAAAGGGGTGTCCCGGTTGTCCCGCCCAGGGGAGTCCGACGCATGA
- a CDS encoding helix-turn-helix transcriptional regulator — MDTTNHPSPARLLRLPEVLARVPVGKSTIWLWVKQNRFPAPVKIGPRTTAWREDDVRRFIEEAGQQAA; from the coding sequence ATGGACACGACGAATCATCCCAGCCCCGCCCGCCTTCTCCGCCTGCCGGAAGTTTTGGCCCGCGTCCCGGTCGGCAAGTCCACCATCTGGCTGTGGGTGAAGCAGAACCGCTTCCCTGCTCCGGTCAAGATCGGCCCGCGCACGACGGCTTGGCGCGAGGACGACGTGCGCCGATTCATCGAAGAAGCCGGTCAACAGGCCGCCTAA
- a CDS encoding LptF/LptG family permease — protein sequence MLTTLGRYLLRNNLFLMIVCMGLGVFIYLLSDMFDRLDQFINAGLGIDIILLYFGAKVPLIISQIMPAVFLIAMVVQLSVMERSRELLALQTGGVSYGRLAVFFVIYAIVWSGIQLGFSQHFGVLGERTSSRIWAEDVRERQVDRETIHDIWFRDDRFIVFFREADVGRGEGTRINIWQLSEDHQSLVWTITAPRFSAGRAGWTLYDAQSVSSARFETRHTPTLHLHIEQDLQAFAVVGPAAKPTELPVWQLGSAIESLRRTGSNVEALRTAYWEKWAYAFSILSMALLAMAVSSYRANIYVNITVSLVATFAFYGLMVMGATMGATGMVSPIVGAWAGNVIVSLASVSRLVWVTSKH from the coding sequence ATGCTGACCACGCTCGGCCGCTATCTTTTGCGCAACAACCTGTTCCTCATGATCGTTTGCATGGGGCTTGGCGTATTCATCTATCTTTTGTCGGACATGTTCGACAGGCTCGATCAGTTCATCAACGCGGGGCTGGGAATCGACATCATCCTGCTCTATTTCGGTGCCAAGGTGCCGCTCATCATTTCTCAGATCATGCCCGCGGTCTTTCTCATCGCCATGGTTGTGCAGCTTTCGGTGATGGAGCGCAGCCGCGAGCTTCTGGCCTTGCAGACGGGCGGTGTCTCTTACGGCCGTCTGGCCGTCTTCTTCGTGATTTACGCCATTGTCTGGTCTGGCATTCAACTGGGATTCTCACAGCATTTCGGAGTCCTGGGAGAAAGGACATCGAGCCGCATCTGGGCCGAGGACGTGCGCGAGCGGCAGGTCGATCGCGAAACGATTCACGACATCTGGTTTCGCGACGACCGCTTCATCGTCTTCTTTCGCGAGGCCGACGTGGGCCGTGGAGAGGGCACGCGCATCAACATCTGGCAGTTGTCCGAGGATCACCAAAGCCTCGTCTGGACGATCACGGCACCGCGTTTCAGCGCTGGACGCGCTGGCTGGACGCTCTATGACGCCCAGTCGGTCTCCTCGGCGCGTTTCGAAACCAGACATACCCCGACCCTGCATCTGCACATCGAGCAGGACTTGCAGGCGTTCGCCGTGGTCGGTCCGGCCGCAAAACCCACGGAACTGCCGGTCTGGCAGCTCGGCTCGGCCATCGAGAGCCTGCGCAGGACCGGCTCCAACGTGGAGGCGCTGCGCACCGCCTATTGGGAGAAGTGGGCCTATGCCTTCTCGATTCTCTCCATGGCGCTTTTGGCCATGGCAGTGAGCAGCTACCGAGCCAACATCTACGTCAACATCACTGTTTCGCTGGTCGCCACCTTCGCCTTCTACGGGCTGATGGTCATGGGCGCCACCATGGGCGCGACGGGCATGGTTTCGCCCATCGTCGGCGCGTGGGCAGGTAACGTGATCGTCTCGCTGGCCTCTGTTTCACGGCTTGTCTGGGTCACGTCGAAACACTAG
- the lptF gene encoding LPS export ABC transporter permease LptF, whose translation MFGFRQIHRQIFKELAVSFLLCLGALLGLILIGRMLQLKELFLSQNLGLVEIVELFVYLTPFFLLLLLPISCMLAVFLTFLRMSTDNELLALKAGGVSLNQLLAAPLLFCALVTLGNVGVSFWGVSWGMDNFKATVLEHASSRTKLVLQPGVFNKEFPGLTLFAQQVEPGGANLGNVFVRDETKPSVPATIVAPRGKVATDTEQGQIIFLLNDGHIYRQSDGKLDVLGFDSYAVRLDLTRLMGGFRLGSDRPKEMSLNKLRELENDPATAELWDGVFLKKLKVEIQKRYALPAACMVLGMFALPFAFSFQGLKQHLGLVLALGCFLVYYTMLSIGFSLGETDTLDPRIGLWIPNALFAFMAVAGINMAGKERFPHIFERLSHIRFRRKAASTC comes from the coding sequence GTGTTCGGATTCAGACAGATACATCGGCAGATCTTCAAGGAGCTTGCCGTTTCCTTCCTCTTGTGCCTTGGAGCGCTGCTCGGCCTGATCCTCATCGGCCGCATGCTCCAACTCAAGGAGCTTTTCCTGTCGCAGAACCTCGGTCTCGTGGAGATCGTGGAACTGTTTGTCTATCTCACGCCCTTTTTCCTGCTCCTGCTCCTGCCCATCTCCTGCATGCTCGCGGTTTTTCTCACCTTTCTGCGCATGAGCACGGACAACGAACTACTCGCGCTCAAGGCCGGAGGCGTGAGCCTGAATCAATTGCTGGCCGCGCCGTTGCTTTTTTGCGCCCTCGTGACCCTGGGCAACGTCGGGGTTTCGTTCTGGGGTGTTTCCTGGGGCATGGACAACTTCAAGGCCACGGTTCTTGAACACGCCAGCTCGCGCACCAAACTCGTGCTCCAGCCGGGCGTTTTCAACAAGGAATTTCCGGGACTCACGCTCTTCGCTCAGCAGGTCGAGCCGGGCGGGGCGAACCTCGGCAACGTCTTCGTGCGCGACGAGACCAAACCCTCAGTGCCCGCAACCATCGTGGCCCCGCGCGGCAAGGTGGCCACGGACACGGAGCAGGGACAGATCATTTTTCTGCTGAACGATGGCCACATTTACCGGCAAAGCGACGGTAAGCTCGATGTGCTCGGCTTTGACAGCTACGCTGTACGGCTCGACCTCACGCGGCTCATGGGCGGCTTCAGGCTCGGTTCGGACCGGCCAAAGGAGATGTCGCTTAACAAACTGCGCGAACTCGAAAACGATCCAGCCACTGCGGAGTTGTGGGACGGAGTGTTCCTCAAGAAGCTTAAGGTGGAAATCCAAAAGCGCTACGCCTTGCCCGCGGCCTGCATGGTCCTGGGCATGTTCGCACTACCTTTCGCCTTTTCTTTTCAGGGGCTCAAGCAGCATCTGGGGCTGGTTCTGGCCTTGGGGTGTTTCCTGGTCTACTACACCATGCTTTCCATCGGCTTCTCCCTGGGAGAGACGGACACGCTCGATCCCAGGATCGGCCTGTGGATACCTAACGCCTTGTTTGCGTTTATGGCCGTGGCGGGCATCAACATGGCAGGCAAGGAACGTTTTCCGCACATTTTCGAACGACTCTCTCACATCCGCTTCAGGCGCAAGGCGGCCTCGACATGCTGA